A genomic region of Pseudomonas frederiksbergensis contains the following coding sequences:
- the iscU gene encoding Fe-S cluster assembly scaffold IscU: MAYSEKVIDHYENPRNVGKMDAEDPDVGTGMVGAPACGDVMRLQIKVNEQGIIEDAKFKTYGCGSAIASSSLATEWMKGKTLDEAETIKNTQLAEELALPPVKIHCSVLAEDAIKAAVRDYKQKKGLI, from the coding sequence ATGGCTTACAGCGAAAAGGTCATCGACCACTACGAGAACCCGCGTAACGTCGGCAAGATGGACGCGGAAGATCCTGATGTCGGCACCGGCATGGTCGGCGCTCCGGCGTGCGGCGACGTTATGCGCCTGCAAATCAAGGTCAACGAGCAGGGCATCATCGAAGACGCCAAGTTCAAGACCTACGGCTGCGGCTCTGCCATTGCTTCCAGCTCCCTCGCTACCGAGTGGATGAAGGGCAAGACTCTGGATGAAGCAGAGACCATCAAGAACACCCAGCTGGCTGAAGAACTGGCCTTGCCGCCAGTGAAAATCCACTGCTCGGTACTCGCGGAAGACGCCATCAAGGCGGCCGTTCGCGATTACAAGCAGAAAAAAGGCTTGATCTGA
- the iscA gene encoding iron-sulfur cluster assembly protein IscA, with the protein MAISMTEAAAQHVRRSLDGRGKGDGIRLGVRTTGCSGLAYVLEFVDEVGADDQVFVSHGEKVIIDPKSLAYLDGTELDFVKEGLNEGFKFNNPNVRGECGCGESFNI; encoded by the coding sequence ATGGCTATCAGCATGACAGAAGCGGCTGCTCAGCACGTGCGACGCTCCCTCGACGGGCGCGGCAAGGGTGATGGGATTCGTCTGGGTGTTCGCACCACGGGCTGTTCCGGCCTTGCCTACGTGCTGGAGTTTGTCGATGAGGTAGGGGCGGACGATCAGGTATTCGTCAGTCACGGCGAGAAAGTGATCATCGATCCGAAAAGCCTGGCTTACCTGGACGGCACCGAGCTCGATTTCGTCAAGGAAGGGTTGAACGAAGGCTTCAAGTTCAATAATCCCAACGTGCGCGGTGAGTGTGGCTGCGGCGAAAGCTTCAACATCTGA
- the hscA gene encoding Fe-S protein assembly chaperone HscA produces the protein MALLQIAEPGQSPQPHQRRLAVGIDLGTTNSLVAALRSGLSEPLADADGQVILPSAVRYHADRVEVGESAKLAAATDPLNTVLSVKRLMGRGLSDVKQLGEQLPYRFVDGESHMPFIDTVQGPKSPVEVSADILKVLRQRAELTLGGELVGAVITVPAYFDDAQRQATKDAAKLAGLNVLRLLNEPTAAAVAYGLDQHAEGLVAIYDLGGGTFDISILRLTGGVFEVLATGGDSALGGDDFDHAIAGWIIESAGLSADLDPGAQRHLLQTACAAKEALTHAATVEVAYGDWKSALTREAFDALIEPMVARSLKACRRAVRDSGIELEDVKAVVMVGGSTRVPRVRDAVAEAFGRQPLTEIDPDQVVAIGAAIQADTLAGNKRDGGELLLLDVIPLSLGLETMGGLMEKVIPRNTTIPVARAQDFTTYKDGQSAMMIHVLQGERELISDCRSLARFELRGIPAMVAGAAKIRVTFQVDADGLLSVAARELGSGVEASIQVKPSYGLTDGEIARMLKDSFQHANDDKVARVLREQQVDAQRLIEAVQGALDVDGERLLDAEERMVIELQMQELTELMKGTDGYAIEQQTKRLSQVTDAFAARRLDSTVKAALAGRNLNEIEE, from the coding sequence ATGGCCCTACTGCAGATCGCCGAACCCGGCCAAAGTCCTCAACCGCACCAGCGTCGTCTGGCTGTGGGGATCGACTTGGGCACTACCAATTCGCTGGTCGCTGCGCTGCGCAGTGGTCTTTCCGAGCCACTGGCCGACGCTGACGGGCAGGTCATTCTGCCGTCTGCGGTGCGCTATCACGCTGACCGTGTCGAGGTCGGCGAGTCCGCCAAACTGGCAGCGGCTACCGATCCGCTGAACACGGTGTTGTCGGTCAAGCGCTTGATGGGTCGTGGTCTGTCCGACGTCAAGCAATTGGGCGAGCAGTTGCCGTACCGCTTTGTCGATGGCGAGTCGCACATGCCGTTCATCGACACCGTGCAAGGGCCGAAAAGTCCGGTCGAAGTGTCCGCCGATATCCTCAAGGTGCTGCGTCAGCGCGCCGAGTTGACGCTGGGCGGCGAACTGGTTGGCGCGGTGATCACCGTTCCGGCTTATTTCGATGACGCACAGCGCCAGGCAACCAAGGATGCGGCCAAGCTGGCCGGCCTGAACGTGCTGCGTTTGCTCAATGAGCCAACCGCTGCGGCGGTGGCTTATGGTCTGGACCAACACGCCGAAGGGCTGGTTGCCATTTACGACCTGGGCGGCGGCACCTTCGATATTTCGATTCTGCGTCTGACCGGCGGCGTATTTGAAGTGCTGGCAACCGGTGGCGACAGCGCCCTGGGCGGTGATGACTTCGATCACGCGATTGCTGGCTGGATCATCGAGAGCGCGGGTTTGTCCGCTGATCTCGATCCAGGTGCGCAACGTCATCTGCTGCAAACCGCCTGCGCGGCCAAAGAAGCCCTGACTCATGCGGCGACGGTTGAAGTTGCCTATGGTGACTGGAAATCCGCGCTGACCCGCGAAGCCTTTGATGCGCTGATCGAGCCGATGGTTGCTCGCAGCCTGAAAGCCTGCCGTCGCGCTGTGCGTGATTCCGGTATCGAGTTGGAAGACGTGAAAGCGGTGGTGATGGTCGGCGGTTCGACCCGCGTGCCGCGTGTTCGCGACGCCGTAGCTGAGGCCTTTGGTCGTCAGCCGTTGACCGAGATCGATCCGGATCAAGTGGTGGCGATTGGCGCTGCGATCCAGGCCGATACCTTGGCGGGCAACAAGCGCGATGGCGGCGAGTTGCTGCTGCTCGACGTGATTCCGTTGTCCCTGGGGCTGGAAACCATGGGTGGCCTGATGGAGAAGGTGATTCCGCGTAACACCACGATCCCTGTCGCCCGCGCTCAAGACTTCACGACCTATAAAGATGGTCAGTCGGCCATGATGATTCATGTGCTGCAGGGCGAGCGCGAGCTGATCAGCGATTGCCGTTCCCTGGCGCGCTTCGAATTGCGCGGCATTCCAGCCATGGTGGCGGGTGCGGCGAAGATTCGCGTGACCTTCCAGGTCGATGCTGACGGTCTGCTCAGTGTTGCGGCCCGTGAACTGGGTTCGGGCGTTGAAGCCAGTATCCAGGTCAAGCCGTCCTACGGTCTGACCGACGGCGAAATCGCCCGCATGCTCAAGGATTCGTTCCAGCACGCCAACGACGACAAGGTCGCCCGTGTACTGCGTGAGCAGCAAGTCGATGCCCAGCGTTTGATCGAAGCGGTGCAGGGCGCCCTCGATGTCGACGGCGAGCGTCTGCTCGACGCCGAAGAGCGCATGGTCATCGAGTTGCAGATGCAGGAACTGACCGAATTGATGAAAGGCACCGATGGCTACGCCATCGAGCAGCAGACCAAGCGTCTGTCGCAAGTGACCGATGCCTTTGCTGCCCGCCGCCTGGACTCGACGGTGAAAGCCGCTCTGGCGGGGCGCAACCTGAATGAAATCGAGGAATAA
- the fdx gene encoding ISC system 2Fe-2S type ferredoxin, with amino-acid sequence MPQIIFLPHAEHCPDGMVVEAETGKSILEVAHDNHIEIESACGGVCACTTCHCIIREGFDSLNEADELEEDYLDRAWGLEAQSRLTCQAVVGTEDLTVEIPKYSLNHAAEAPH; translated from the coding sequence ATGCCGCAGATCATTTTTCTGCCACACGCCGAGCATTGCCCGGACGGTATGGTTGTAGAGGCTGAGACCGGCAAGTCCATTCTTGAAGTGGCCCACGACAACCATATCGAGATCGAGAGCGCCTGCGGCGGCGTTTGTGCCTGCACCACCTGTCACTGCATCATTCGCGAAGGCTTCGACTCGCTGAATGAGGCCGATGAGCTGGAAGAGGACTATCTTGATCGGGCCTGGGGTCTGGAAGCTCAATCGCGCCTGACCTGCCAGGCAGTCGTCGGGACTGAAGACCTGACCGTCGAAATTCCTAAATACTCGCTCAACCATGCAGCCGAAGCGCCGCATTGA
- the iscX gene encoding Fe-S cluster assembly protein IscX, with product MSLKWVDVLEIAIQLAESKPDVDPRYVNFVDLHQWVLALPEFNDDAARGGEKVLEAIQAAWIEEAD from the coding sequence ATGAGTCTTAAATGGGTTGATGTGCTGGAAATCGCGATCCAGCTGGCTGAAAGCAAGCCGGATGTGGATCCGCGTTACGTGAACTTCGTCGATCTGCACCAATGGGTGCTGGCGTTGCCGGAGTTCAATGATGACGCTGCTCGCGGTGGCGAGAAGGTGCTTGAAGCCATTCAAGCGGCCTGGATCGAAGAAGCCGACTGA
- the ndk gene encoding nucleoside-diphosphate kinase, with protein MAVQRTFSIIKPDAVAKNVIGEITTRFEKAGLRVVASKLKQLSKAEAEGFYAEHSARGFFGDLVAFMISGPVVVQVLEGENAIALNRELMGATNPKEAAAGTIRADFADSIDANAVHGSDSEAAAAREISYFFAATEVTTR; from the coding sequence ATGGCTGTTCAACGTACTTTCTCCATCATCAAGCCTGACGCAGTTGCAAAAAACGTTATCGGCGAGATCACCACTCGTTTCGAAAAAGCTGGCCTGCGCGTTGTAGCTTCGAAACTGAAGCAACTGTCCAAAGCCGAAGCTGAAGGCTTCTACGCTGAGCACAGCGCTCGTGGTTTCTTCGGCGACCTGGTTGCTTTCATGATCTCCGGTCCGGTTGTTGTTCAGGTTCTGGAAGGCGAAAACGCTATCGCTCTGAACCGTGAGCTGATGGGCGCTACCAACCCTAAAGAAGCTGCTGCCGGCACCATCCGCGCTGACTTCGCTGATTCCATCGACGCCAACGCTGTGCACGGTTCGGACTCCGAAGCCGCTGCTGCTCGCGAAATCTCGTACTTCTTCGCAGCTACTGAAGTAACCACTCGCTAA
- the rlmN gene encoding 23S rRNA (adenine(2503)-C(2))-methyltransferase RlmN, translating into MTTSTVKTNLLGLTQLEMEKFFDSIGEKRFRAGQVMKWIHHLGVDDFDAMTNVSKALRDKLKVIAEVRGPEVVSEDISSDGTRKWVVRVASGSCVETVYIPQGKRGTLCVSSQAGCALDCSFCSTGKQGFNSNLTAAEVIGQVWIANKSFGSIPATADRAITNVVMMGMGEPLLNFDNVVAAMHLMMDDLGYGISKRRVTLSTSGVVPMIDELSKHIDVSLALSLHAPNDALRNQLVPINKKYPLKMLLESCRRYMSSLGEKRVLTIEYTLLKDINDKVEHAVEMIELLKDTPCKINLIPFNPFPHSGYERPSNNAIRRFQDQLHHAGFNVTVRTTRGEDIDAACGQLVGQVLDRTRRSERYIAVRELSADNDMPQDAANRT; encoded by the coding sequence ATGACTACATCGACTGTTAAAACTAACCTGCTGGGTCTGACTCAGCTGGAAATGGAAAAATTCTTCGACTCAATCGGGGAGAAGCGTTTCCGTGCCGGTCAGGTAATGAAGTGGATTCACCACCTTGGCGTCGATGATTTCGACGCCATGACGAACGTCAGCAAGGCCTTGCGCGACAAGCTCAAGGTTATTGCCGAAGTTCGCGGCCCCGAAGTGGTCAGCGAGGACATCTCCAGCGACGGCACCCGTAAGTGGGTGGTGCGCGTGGCGTCCGGCAGCTGCGTCGAGACCGTCTACATTCCCCAGGGCAAGCGCGGCACTTTGTGCGTTTCGTCCCAGGCAGGCTGTGCCCTGGATTGCAGTTTCTGCTCCACCGGCAAGCAAGGTTTCAACAGCAACCTTACCGCCGCCGAAGTCATCGGCCAGGTGTGGATTGCCAATAAATCGTTCGGCAGCATCCCGGCAACCGCCGACCGTGCCATCACCAACGTGGTGATGATGGGCATGGGTGAGCCGCTGCTGAACTTCGACAACGTCGTTGCCGCCATGCACCTGATGATGGACGACCTGGGCTATGGCATCTCCAAGCGCCGTGTGACCCTGTCGACCTCCGGCGTGGTGCCGATGATCGATGAGCTGTCCAAGCACATCGACGTTTCCCTGGCGTTGTCCCTGCACGCACCGAACGATGCGCTGCGTAACCAGCTGGTACCGATCAACAAGAAGTACCCGCTGAAAATGCTCCTCGAATCCTGCCGCCGCTACATGTCGTCCCTGGGCGAAAAGCGCGTGCTGACCATCGAGTACACCTTGCTCAAGGACATCAATGACAAGGTCGAGCATGCGGTTGAAATGATCGAGTTGCTCAAGGACACGCCTTGCAAGATCAACCTGATCCCGTTCAACCCGTTCCCCCATTCCGGTTACGAGCGGCCGAGCAACAACGCCATCCGTCGTTTCCAGGATCAACTTCATCACGCTGGCTTCAATGTCACCGTGCGCACCACCCGTGGCGAAGATATCGACGCCGCGTGTGGCCAATTGGTAGGACAGGTGCTGGATCGCACCCGTCGTAGCGAACGTTATATCGCCGTGCGTGAGTTGAGCGCCGACAACGATATGCCGCAAGACGCTGCGAATCGTACGTAA
- the pilW gene encoding type IV pilus biogenesis/stability protein PilW: MSLRLALLLLFASLSAGCVLSGDFNPMKTSKGRDEARAAYVQLGVGYLQQGMTERAKVPLKKALELDSSDPDANAALGLVFQAEMEPELADQHFRKALSGRPGDARILNNYGSFLFEEKRYKEAYERFEQAAADSLYPERSRVFENLGMTASMLGQRDLARQQLEKALRLNRQQPRALLEMAELSYEDRHYVPARDYYDRFSLLAEQNARSLLLGVRLAGVFEDRDKAASLGLQLKRLYPGTPEYQQYLSEQ; encoded by the coding sequence ATGTCACTGCGCCTAGCGCTGCTTCTGCTGTTCGCCAGTCTGTCGGCTGGCTGTGTTCTGTCGGGTGATTTCAATCCGATGAAAACCAGCAAGGGGCGCGATGAGGCGCGTGCTGCTTATGTGCAGCTGGGTGTAGGGTATCTGCAGCAAGGCATGACCGAGCGGGCGAAAGTCCCGCTGAAGAAGGCCCTCGAACTGGATAGCTCCGACCCGGATGCCAACGCAGCGTTGGGCCTGGTGTTTCAGGCCGAGATGGAACCCGAGCTCGCTGATCAGCATTTTCGCAAGGCACTGTCCGGTCGTCCCGGCGATGCACGCATTCTGAACAACTACGGCAGTTTTCTCTTTGAAGAGAAACGTTACAAGGAAGCGTACGAGCGCTTTGAACAAGCGGCTGCCGATAGCCTTTATCCTGAGCGTTCACGGGTTTTCGAGAATCTCGGCATGACGGCTTCGATGCTCGGTCAGCGTGATTTGGCTCGCCAGCAGCTGGAAAAAGCCCTGCGCCTGAACCGCCAACAGCCACGAGCGTTGCTGGAAATGGCTGAGTTGTCGTACGAAGACAGGCATTATGTGCCCGCGCGTGACTATTACGATCGTTTTAGCCTGCTCGCCGAGCAAAATGCACGTAGTCTATTGCTCGGCGTTCGGCTGGCAGGCGTGTTCGAAGATCGCGACAAGGCTGCCAGTTTGGGCCTGCAATTAAAACGACTCTATCCCGGTACGCCGGAATATCAGCAATACCTGTCGGAGCAATGA
- a CDS encoding RodZ domain-containing protein, with amino-acid sequence MKAAHPEVVAATRVNPGETLRQAREGNGWSLAEVALKLNLTVNSLSNLENGAFDKLPGHTFARGYIRAYAKLLGMDQAVLVQQFDQHTGTDSQGSNVHSLGRIEEPSRVSHTILRIVSLLLLIAVVGGGFVWWQDQTSLRTKDLIGLSPEHVEVEGADGTTQIHPLDEPEDQAVVEGQNEAATPLALPEGPATAEVQANVEAPTPAAPVAPVVAPMAPVVVPTARTAPAPIVATPAAPVAAVAPAPVVAAAPVAASATPAAPVAGAGQVRIQFSANCWTQVTDGNGKVLLSGLKRKGETADVSGKPPFAVRLGYARGAQVSYNGQVVDVAPFTSGETARLKLGQ; translated from the coding sequence ATGAAAGCGGCGCATCCAGAAGTTGTAGCAGCGACTCGCGTAAACCCCGGAGAGACCCTGCGTCAGGCCCGCGAAGGCAATGGTTGGTCGCTGGCGGAAGTGGCGCTCAAGCTCAATCTCACCGTGAATTCCCTGAGCAATCTGGAAAACGGCGCTTTCGACAAGTTGCCAGGGCATACCTTTGCTCGCGGCTATATCCGCGCTTACGCCAAATTGCTTGGCATGGACCAGGCCGTTCTGGTTCAGCAGTTCGACCAGCACACCGGCACCGATTCCCAGGGCAGCAACGTGCACAGCCTTGGGCGTATCGAAGAGCCATCGCGGGTTTCCCACACCATTTTGCGAATCGTCAGCCTGTTGCTGCTGATTGCCGTGGTGGGTGGCGGTTTTGTCTGGTGGCAGGATCAAACCTCGTTGCGCACCAAGGACCTGATTGGTCTGAGCCCTGAACACGTTGAAGTCGAAGGCGCCGATGGCACCACGCAGATCCATCCGCTCGACGAGCCGGAAGATCAGGCCGTTGTAGAAGGTCAGAACGAAGCCGCGACGCCTCTGGCATTGCCTGAAGGCCCGGCCACTGCCGAAGTTCAGGCAAATGTTGAAGCGCCGACTCCGGCCGCTCCGGTAGCCCCTGTGGTTGCGCCAATGGCCCCCGTCGTTGTGCCGACAGCGCGCACTGCTCCAGCCCCCATTGTTGCAACACCTGCGGCACCGGTCGCGGCTGTTGCGCCAGCGCCGGTCGTGGCCGCCGCTCCGGTTGCTGCATCCGCCACTCCGGCCGCTCCGGTTGCCGGCGCGGGCCAGGTGCGGATTCAGTTCTCTGCCAACTGCTGGACGCAAGTCACCGATGGCAACGGCAAAGTGCTGTTGAGCGGTCTCAAGCGTAAAGGCGAAACCGCCGACGTCAGTGGCAAACCACCGTTTGCAGTACGCCTGGGCTATGCCCGTGGCGCGCAGGTCAGCTACAACGGGCAAGTGGTCGATGTAGCTCCGTTCACCAGTGGCGAGACTGCTCGCCTGAAGTTGGGTCAATAA
- the ispG gene encoding flavodoxin-dependent (E)-4-hydroxy-3-methylbut-2-enyl-diphosphate synthase — translation MHGESPIKRRESRKIWVGSVPVGGDAPIAVQSMTNSDTNDVAATVAQINRLEAAGVDIVRISVPDMDAAEAFGRIKQLVKVPLVADIHFDYKIALRVAELGVDCLRINPGNIGREDRVRAVVDAARDRGIPIRIGVNAGSLEKDLQKKYGEPTPAALVESALRHVEHLERLNFQDFKVSVKASDVFMAVEAYRLLAKEIVQPLHLGITEAGGLRSGTVKSAVGLGMLLAEGIGDTIRISLAADPVEEVKVGYDILKSLHLRSRGINFIACPSCSRQNFDVVKTMNELEGRLEDLLVPLDVAVIGCVVNGPGEAKEAHIGLTGGTPNLIYIDGKPSQKLTNDNLVDELERLIRQKAAEKVEADAAVIARG, via the coding sequence ATGCACGGCGAATCTCCAATCAAACGTCGCGAATCCCGCAAGATCTGGGTTGGTTCGGTACCGGTGGGCGGTGATGCGCCTATTGCTGTACAGAGCATGACCAACAGCGACACCAATGACGTTGCCGCCACCGTGGCCCAGATCAATCGTCTGGAAGCGGCCGGTGTCGATATCGTGCGGATCTCCGTTCCGGATATGGACGCTGCCGAAGCCTTCGGTCGGATCAAGCAACTGGTCAAGGTGCCGTTGGTTGCCGACATTCATTTCGACTACAAGATCGCTCTGCGCGTGGCCGAACTGGGCGTCGATTGCCTGCGGATCAACCCGGGTAACATCGGTCGTGAAGACCGTGTGCGCGCGGTAGTCGATGCCGCCCGTGATCGCGGGATTCCGATCCGTATCGGCGTCAACGCCGGTTCCCTGGAAAAAGACCTGCAAAAGAAATACGGCGAACCGACACCGGCCGCGCTGGTCGAGTCGGCCCTGCGCCATGTCGAGCACCTTGAGCGCCTGAACTTCCAGGACTTCAAGGTCAGCGTGAAGGCTTCCGACGTGTTCATGGCTGTCGAAGCCTATCGTCTGCTGGCCAAGGAAATCGTGCAGCCATTGCACCTGGGCATCACTGAAGCCGGTGGTTTGCGTTCAGGCACAGTGAAATCCGCCGTGGGCCTCGGTATGCTGCTCGCCGAAGGGATTGGCGATACTATTCGCATCTCGTTGGCGGCTGACCCGGTCGAGGAAGTGAAAGTCGGCTACGACATTCTCAAATCCCTGCACCTGCGTTCCCGTGGCATCAACTTCATCGCCTGCCCGAGCTGCTCGCGGCAGAACTTCGATGTGGTGAAAACCATGAACGAACTGGAAGGGCGCCTCGAAGATCTGCTGGTGCCGCTGGATGTTGCAGTGATCGGTTGCGTGGTCAACGGCCCCGGCGAAGCCAAAGAGGCCCATATCGGCCTGACTGGCGGTACGCCGAACCTGATTTACATCGACGGCAAGCCGTCGCAGAAACTGACGAATGACAATCTGGTGGATGAGCTGGAAAGGCTGATCCGCCAGAAAGCGGCCGAAAAGGTCGAAGCCGACGCCGCCGTTATCGCGCGTGGCTGA
- the hisS gene encoding histidine--tRNA ligase — translation MSKSLQAIRGMNDILPEQTPLWRHFEGTVSRLLDNYGYKQIRMPIVEFTELFKRSIGEVTDIVEKEMYTFDDRNGDSLTLRPEGTAACVRAVLEHGITGGGQVQKLWYIGPMFRHERPQKGRYRQFHQIGCEVFNLDGPDIDAELIVLTWRLWGELGIRDAVKLELNSLGTSESRGRYREALVEYLTARLDQLDEDSQRRLKTNPLRVLDTKNADTQAALVDAPKMADYLDEESRTHFEGLKARLDAAGIPYVINPKLVRGLDYYSKTVFEWVTDKLGAQGTVCAGGRYDGLVEQMGGKPTPGVGFAMGIERLVLLLETLEQIPEEISRQVDVYLCAFGEAAELAALTLSERVRDQLPNLRLQINAGAGSFKSQFKKADKSGALYALILGDDEMAQQVVGFKPLRGQGEQQSIAWDALAAHLATCVVQG, via the coding sequence GTGAGCAAGTCTCTGCAAGCCATTCGTGGCATGAACGACATCCTGCCCGAACAGACCCCGCTGTGGCGTCATTTCGAGGGCACCGTTTCGCGTCTGCTGGATAACTACGGTTACAAGCAGATTCGCATGCCGATCGTCGAGTTCACCGAGCTGTTCAAACGCTCCATCGGTGAAGTGACCGACATCGTCGAAAAAGAGATGTACACCTTCGACGACCGTAACGGCGACTCGCTGACCCTGCGCCCTGAAGGCACGGCGGCGTGTGTGCGTGCAGTGCTTGAGCACGGCATCACCGGCGGTGGCCAGGTGCAAAAACTCTGGTACATCGGCCCGATGTTCCGCCACGAACGTCCGCAAAAAGGCCGTTATCGTCAGTTCCATCAGATCGGTTGCGAAGTCTTCAACCTTGATGGTCCGGACATCGATGCCGAACTGATCGTGCTGACCTGGCGCCTGTGGGGCGAGCTGGGCATCCGTGACGCGGTCAAGCTCGAACTCAACAGCCTGGGCACCAGCGAATCTCGCGGTCGTTATCGCGAAGCGCTGGTGGAGTACCTGACGGCACGTCTGGACCAACTGGACGAAGACAGCCAGCGCCGCCTGAAAACCAACCCGCTGCGGGTGCTGGATACCAAGAACGCCGATACCCAGGCGGCGCTGGTCGATGCACCGAAGATGGCTGACTACCTCGACGAAGAGTCCCGCACTCACTTCGAGGGCCTGAAGGCGCGTCTGGATGCTGCCGGCATTCCTTATGTGATCAACCCGAAGCTGGTGCGTGGGCTGGATTACTACAGCAAGACCGTATTCGAATGGGTCACCGACAAGCTCGGCGCCCAGGGCACTGTCTGCGCGGGCGGCCGTTACGATGGTCTGGTCGAGCAGATGGGCGGCAAGCCGACCCCGGGCGTTGGTTTCGCCATGGGCATCGAGCGTCTGGTGCTGCTGCTCGAAACCCTGGAGCAGATCCCGGAAGAAATCTCCCGGCAGGTCGATGTCTACCTCTGCGCCTTCGGTGAAGCCGCCGAGTTGGCAGCGCTGACACTGAGCGAGCGGGTTCGTGATCAGCTGCCAAACCTGCGTCTGCAGATCAATGCCGGCGCGGGCAGCTTCAAAAGTCAGTTCAAGAAGGCCGACAAGAGCGGTGCGCTGTACGCATTGATCCTCGGTGACGACGAAATGGCCCAGCAAGTGGTAGGTTTCAAACCTCTGCGTGGCCAGGGCGAACAACAAAGCATTGCCTGGGATGCGCTTGCCGCTCACCTGGCCACCTGCGTCGTGCAGGGTTGA
- a CDS encoding tetratricopeptide repeat protein, which translates to MSSTEDEHLAEFKDWWQRNGKPLVTGGLLALVIVFGWQAFHKYQSNQSQGASMLYQQLLETTLTPDGKPDTARVADLASKLNSEFGGTAYAQYGSLFVAKVAVDSGKLDDAASELKAVADKPVNPALGEVARQRLAQVLAAQNKADEALKLLEGDADQAFLATREELKGDLLVQLGRTDEAHAAYQKAKAALSDEAAVGGLQIKLDDLAKGDA; encoded by the coding sequence GTGTCGAGTACCGAAGACGAACATCTGGCGGAATTCAAAGACTGGTGGCAGCGTAACGGCAAACCTCTCGTAACCGGCGGCCTGTTGGCGCTGGTCATCGTGTTCGGCTGGCAGGCGTTTCACAAGTATCAGAGCAATCAGTCGCAAGGCGCCTCGATGCTTTATCAGCAACTGCTGGAAACCACGCTGACCCCGGATGGCAAGCCTGACACGGCCCGTGTAGCGGACCTCGCCAGCAAGCTCAACAGCGAGTTCGGTGGCACGGCTTACGCACAATATGGCAGCCTGTTCGTGGCGAAAGTTGCGGTCGACAGCGGCAAGCTGGATGACGCTGCAAGCGAGCTCAAGGCGGTGGCTGACAAACCCGTCAATCCGGCTCTGGGCGAAGTGGCGCGTCAACGTCTGGCTCAGGTCCTGGCCGCACAGAACAAGGCTGACGAAGCTCTGAAACTGCTCGAAGGTGATGCCGATCAGGCATTCCTGGCCACTCGCGAAGAACTCAAGGGTGACCTGCTGGTCCAGTTGGGTCGTACCGATGAAGCCCATGCTGCTTATCAAAAAGCCAAGGCTGCGCTGTCGGATGAAGCGGCGGTCGGTGGCTTACAAATCAAGCTGGACGACCTGGCCAAAGGGGATGCGTGA